In Rosa chinensis cultivar Old Blush chromosome 1, RchiOBHm-V2, whole genome shotgun sequence, a genomic segment contains:
- the LOC112182483 gene encoding nuclear transcription factor Y subunit B-1 isoform X2, with translation MAEAPTSPAGGSHESGGEQSPQNGSSSNVREQDRYLPIANISRIMKKALPQNGKIAKDAKDTVQECVSEFISFVTSEASDKCQKEKRKTINGDDLLWAMATLGFEDYIEPLRIYLARYRELEGDAKGSARGGEGSAKGNPVGAMTGQNSQFVHQPPLNYVNSQAQHLVVPSMQSNE, from the exons ATGGCGGAGGCACCGACGAGTCCGGCCGGCGGGAGCCACGAGAGCGGCGGCGAGCAGAGCCCGCAGAACGGGAGCAGCAGCAACGTGAGGGAGCAGGACAGGTACCTTCCAATCGCGAACATCAGTCGGATTATGAAGAAGGCGCTGCCGCAAAACGGCAAGATCGCCAAGGACGCTAAGGACACTGTTCAGGAATGCGTCTCCGAATTCATCAGCTTCGTCACTAGCGA GGCCAGCGATAAGTGCCagaaggagaagaggaagacGATTAACGGTGACGATTTGCTGTGGGCGATGGCTACGTTAGGGTTTGAGGACTATATTGAGCCGCTCAGGATTTACTTGGCTAGGTACAGGGAG TTGGAG GGTGATGCAAAGGGTTCTGCGAGGGGTGGAGAAGGGTCTGCTAAAGGGAATCCTGTTGGAGCTATGACTGGGCAAAATTCACAG TTTGTTCATCAGCCACCACTGAACTACGTCAATAGCCAA GCACAGCATCTGGTTGTTCCTTCCATGCAAAGCAATGAGTAG
- the LOC112182483 gene encoding nuclear transcription factor Y subunit B-1 isoform X1, with protein MAEAPTSPAGGSHESGGEQSPQNGSSSNVREQDRYLPIANISRIMKKALPQNGKIAKDAKDTVQECVSEFISFVTSEASDKCQKEKRKTINGDDLLWAMATLGFEDYIEPLRIYLARYRELEGDAKGSARGGEGSAKGNPVGAMTGQNSQFVHQPPLNYVNSQEDYYVPLNNMGNGN; from the exons ATGGCGGAGGCACCGACGAGTCCGGCCGGCGGGAGCCACGAGAGCGGCGGCGAGCAGAGCCCGCAGAACGGGAGCAGCAGCAACGTGAGGGAGCAGGACAGGTACCTTCCAATCGCGAACATCAGTCGGATTATGAAGAAGGCGCTGCCGCAAAACGGCAAGATCGCCAAGGACGCTAAGGACACTGTTCAGGAATGCGTCTCCGAATTCATCAGCTTCGTCACTAGCGA GGCCAGCGATAAGTGCCagaaggagaagaggaagacGATTAACGGTGACGATTTGCTGTGGGCGATGGCTACGTTAGGGTTTGAGGACTATATTGAGCCGCTCAGGATTTACTTGGCTAGGTACAGGGAG TTGGAG GGTGATGCAAAGGGTTCTGCGAGGGGTGGAGAAGGGTCTGCTAAAGGGAATCCTGTTGGAGCTATGACTGGGCAAAATTCACAG TTTGTTCATCAGCCACCACTGAACTACGTCAATAGCCAA GAGGATTATTATGTGCCTTTGAACAATATGGGGAATGGAAATTGA
- the LOC112184670 gene encoding uncharacterized protein LOC112184670 isoform X1 — protein sequence MTTTPLRFLLTNGVVSNPANTPPVTTFLETHPGAYTTTRTHNNASFVLFWDRHLKRLAESVRILYNADPQLLFGPNKTSLPLPSSLAANSLLLHDLVNDSMKKVLPIALEGRSDGEELSITTLVSGNLGKLELEKIGGALDVSIHVGIYVPSVFGVRGSGAQLAVVGRGRDVAAAKYSDWVRIRKSLERLRPPSGTELLLSNDGDRILEGSLSNFFVVRRKLLFQDDNEAKEQTIHCFEVQTAPISEGVLPGIIRQLVIEVCLSKGIPFREVAPLWSEHEFWEEAFITNSLRLMQHAEIVRAPSSWASLHGNSWKDISWKEKQFEEGPGMITAILQKEIMEKAVSEGYSLS from the exons ATGACGACTACTCCTCTCAGGTTCTTGCTCACCAACGGCGTCGTCTCCAACCCTGCCAACACTCCTCCCGTCACCACCTTCCTCGAGACCCACCCAG GGGCTTACACGACGACTCGCACTCACAACAACGCTTCATTCGTGTTGTTTTGGGATAGGCACTTGAAAAGGCTCGCGGAGTCCGTGAGAATCCTGTACAATGCCGATCCTCAGCTTCTGTTCGGACCCAACAAGACTTCGCTTCCATTACCGTCGTCTCTTGCAGCCAATTCTCTTTTGCTCCACGATCTCGTGAATGATTCGATGAAAAAAGTGCTGCCAATTGCTTTGGAGGGGAGGAGTGACGGGGAGGAACTGTCGATTACTACTTTGGTCAGTGGCAATTTGGGGAAATTGGAGCTAGAAAAAATTGGCGGGGCTCTTGATGTGAGCATTCACGTTGGGATTTATGTGCCTTCTGTGTTTGGTGTCAGAGGAAGCGGTGCGCAGTTGGCTGTGGTGGGTCGTGGGAGAGATGTTGCTGCTGCTAAGTACTCGGATTGGGTGAG GATTAGGAAGTCTTTGGAGAGGCTGAGGCCGCCCTCAGGGACCGAGCTCTTGTTGTCCAATGATGGGGATCGGATTCTTGAAGGCAGCCTGTCAAACTTCTTTGTGGTCCGCCGAAAG CTGCTTTTTCAGGATGACAATGAAGCTAAAGAGCAAACTATCCACTGTTTTGAAGTACAGACAGCTCCTATTAGTGAGGGTGTCCTACCAGGAATTATACGCCAACTAGTCATTGA AGTATGCTTGAGCAAAGGAATCCCTTTTCGAGAAGTTGCACCACTGTGGTCAGAGCATGAATTTTGGGAAGAGGCGTTCATTACAA ATAGCTTAAGACTTATGCAGCATGCGGAGATTGTTCGTGCTCCTAGTTCATGGGCATCACTGCATGGTAATTCATGGAAGGACATATCTTGGAAAGAGAAGCAGTTTGAG GAGGGTCCTGGAATGATTACTGCAATACTCCag AAGGAGATCATGGAAAAAGCAGTTTCAGAAGGATACTCTTTGAGTTGA
- the LOC112184670 gene encoding uncharacterized protein LOC112184670 isoform X2 produces MTTTPLRFLLTNGVVSNPANTPPVTTFLETHPGAYTTTRTHNNASFVLFWDRHLKRLAESVRILYNADPQLLFGPNKTSLPLPSSLAANSLLLHDLVNDSMKKVLPIALEGRSDGEELSITTLVSGNLGKLELEKIGGALDVSIHVGIYVPSVFGVRGSGAQLAVVGRGRDVAAAKYSDWVRIRKSLERLRPPSGTELLLSNDGDRILEGSLSNFFVVRRKDDNEAKEQTIHCFEVQTAPISEGVLPGIIRQLVIEVCLSKGIPFREVAPLWSEHEFWEEAFITNSLRLMQHAEIVRAPSSWASLHGNSWKDISWKEKQFEEGPGMITAILQKEIMEKAVSEGYSLS; encoded by the exons ATGACGACTACTCCTCTCAGGTTCTTGCTCACCAACGGCGTCGTCTCCAACCCTGCCAACACTCCTCCCGTCACCACCTTCCTCGAGACCCACCCAG GGGCTTACACGACGACTCGCACTCACAACAACGCTTCATTCGTGTTGTTTTGGGATAGGCACTTGAAAAGGCTCGCGGAGTCCGTGAGAATCCTGTACAATGCCGATCCTCAGCTTCTGTTCGGACCCAACAAGACTTCGCTTCCATTACCGTCGTCTCTTGCAGCCAATTCTCTTTTGCTCCACGATCTCGTGAATGATTCGATGAAAAAAGTGCTGCCAATTGCTTTGGAGGGGAGGAGTGACGGGGAGGAACTGTCGATTACTACTTTGGTCAGTGGCAATTTGGGGAAATTGGAGCTAGAAAAAATTGGCGGGGCTCTTGATGTGAGCATTCACGTTGGGATTTATGTGCCTTCTGTGTTTGGTGTCAGAGGAAGCGGTGCGCAGTTGGCTGTGGTGGGTCGTGGGAGAGATGTTGCTGCTGCTAAGTACTCGGATTGGGTGAG GATTAGGAAGTCTTTGGAGAGGCTGAGGCCGCCCTCAGGGACCGAGCTCTTGTTGTCCAATGATGGGGATCGGATTCTTGAAGGCAGCCTGTCAAACTTCTTTGTGGTCCGCCGAAAG GATGACAATGAAGCTAAAGAGCAAACTATCCACTGTTTTGAAGTACAGACAGCTCCTATTAGTGAGGGTGTCCTACCAGGAATTATACGCCAACTAGTCATTGA AGTATGCTTGAGCAAAGGAATCCCTTTTCGAGAAGTTGCACCACTGTGGTCAGAGCATGAATTTTGGGAAGAGGCGTTCATTACAA ATAGCTTAAGACTTATGCAGCATGCGGAGATTGTTCGTGCTCCTAGTTCATGGGCATCACTGCATGGTAATTCATGGAAGGACATATCTTGGAAAGAGAAGCAGTTTGAG GAGGGTCCTGGAATGATTACTGCAATACTCCag AAGGAGATCATGGAAAAAGCAGTTTCAGAAGGATACTCTTTGAGTTGA
- the LOC112182057 gene encoding uncharacterized protein LOC112182057: protein MGGFEDPYTSSVSSTMAALQKGIIGRRSKPLNATVSTQEFNSFHTIDRKLFTRLVFSLGRDPTESAQVMALWMWLEHNGNEFNLVYKALMTLPNTLLNAMADESVSALNCLQSNAFPFSDSGITPDIPMLQAMSNSGVTLRFFHESRGEIASGVITLLKDVCLTVFGDLLFQPHLEKKGGDGLYNPVMGDIAQGNVQWGNDIPLYWHPQMNSANLYYLRGVFDPHKLAVQRQNLNEDMEEVLSCLNLNDQEDQEVFPQDRTIFLTFSRGFPIAENKLREFFTRRFGEIIDVICMQEAKEPLYARLVLQSASSIPVVLGGKSMVQFCIDGRHVRARKFVLRHARAGQRRD, encoded by the exons ATGGGTGGTTTTGAAGACCCTTATACCTCTTCTGTTTCTTCAACAATGGCAGCTTTGCAAAAGGGAATCATTGGTAGAAGATCAAAACCCCTAAATGCTACTGTCTCAACCCAAGAGTTCAACTCCTTTCACACCATTGACCGCAAGCTCTTCACCCGATTGGTGTTCAGTCTGGGCCGTGACCCGACCGAGTCGGCCCAAGTCATGGCTTTGTGGATGTGGCTGGAGCACAATGGCAACGAGTTTAACTTGGTCTACAAGGCACTGATGACTCTACCCAATACCCTTCTCAATGCCATGGCTGACGAGTCGGTTTCGGCCTTGAATTGCCTTCAGAGCAATGCGTTTCCTTTCTCTGATTCAGGCATTACTCCTGACATTCCTATGCTGCAAGCCATGAGCAACAGTGGTGTCACACTCAGATTCTTTCATGAAAGTCGCGGCGAAATTGCGAGTGGAGTCATCACATTGCTTAAAGATGTTTGCTTGACAGTGTTTGGGGACTTGTTGTTTCAACCCCACCTGGAGAAAAAGGGTGGTGATGGTTTGTACAATCCAGTAATGGGTGATATTGCTCAGGGCAATGTGCAGTGGGGTAATGATATTCCATTATATTGGCACCCACAAATGAATAGTGCTAATCTTTACTATTTGCGTGGAGTTTTTGATCCTCATAAGCTTGCAGTTCAGCGCCAGAATTTGAATGAGGACATGGAGGAGGTTTTGAGCTGTTTGAATTTGAATGATCAGGAAGATCAAGAAGTATTCCCTCAAGACAGGACTATTTTCCTGACATTTTCTAGAGGGTTTCCAATTGCAGAAAATAAGCTCAGAGAGTTCTTCACTAG GAGATTTGGGGAGATTATTGATGTAATCTGTATGCAAGAAGCTAAGGAACCTCTGTATGCCCGGCTTGTGCTACAATCTGCTTCCTCCATTCCGGTGGTTCTTGGTGGGAAAAGCATGGTCCAATTCTGCATTGATGGCAGGCATGTTCGGGCGAGGAAATTTGTGCTCAGGCATGCTCGCGCTGG GCAAAGGAGAGACTGA
- the LOC112170097 gene encoding uncharacterized protein LOC112170097: KEEFSLFHTIDRKLFTRLVFGLGRDPAESAQVMALWMWLEHNGKEFNLVYKTLMTLPNTLLNAMAEESVLALKCIQSDDFPRPNLDITTDIPLLQAISKSGVTLKFFHDNRIGIMRGVSALFKDICLKAFQDLLLHPHQERKADANVYNPTMGAIAPQVWNPAISGASLRNLGGGFDPYDLSVQREILNKEMEEILSRLTLNDDEDDGRGEDQEVEPHERTIFLTFSKGYPISENEIREFITKKFGDVIEAIYMQEVLSQQPLYARLVVRSASSIPVVLEGQNKAKFTIKGKHVWARKYVHKTQTTSP, encoded by the exons AAAGAAGAGTTCAGCTTGTTTCACACCATCGACCGCAAGCTCTTCACGCGATTGGTCTTCGGCCTCGGCCGTGACCCCGCCGAGTCGGCCCAAGTCATGGCGCTGTGGATGTGGTTGGAGCACAATGGGAAGGAGTTTAACTTGGTTTACAAGACACTGATGACTCTACCCAACACGCTTCTCAATGCCATGGCCGAGGAGTCCGTTTTGGCTTTGAAGTGCATTCAGAGTGATGACTTCCCTCGTCCTAACCTTGACATCACTACTGATATTCCTCTGCTCCAAGCAATTAGCAAAAGTGGTGTCACCCTTAAATTCTTCCATGATAATCGAATAGGGATCATGCGAGGCGTCTCTGCGCTGTTCAAAGACATTTGCTTGAAAGCGTTTCAGGACTTGTTGCTTCATCCTCACCAAGAGAGAAAAGCCGATGCTAATGTGTACAATCCAACAATGGGTGCTATTGCTCCACAGGTTTGGAACCCGGCAATCAGTGGTGCAAGTCTTCGGAATTTGGGTGGCGGTTTTGATCCTTATGACCTTTCAGTTCAGCGCGAGATTTTGAACAAGGAAATGGAGGAGATTTTGAGCCGTTTGACTTTGAATGACGATGAAGATGATGGCCGTGGTGAAGATCAAGAAGTTGAGCCCCATGAGAGGACTATTTTCTTGACATTTTCTAAAGGGTACCCCATTTCTGAAAATGAAATAAGAGAATTTATCACTAA AAAATTTGGAGATGTTATTGAAGCGATCTATatgcaagaagtcctttctcagCAACCATTGTATGCCCGGCTTGTGGTTCGCTCTGCTTCCTCCATTCCGGTGGTTCTTGAGGGCCAAAACAAGGCCAAATTCACCATTAAAGGCAAGCATGTTTGGGCGAGGAAATATGTGCACAAGACTCAAACAACTTCACCTTAA
- the LOC112170105 gene encoding protein NRT1/ PTR FAMILY 2.7: MEASEIQRGCDENTEDPNRGGWTTFPFVIATVFGLSLAAGGWGSNMIVFLISKFRVKTITATQISNIILGTNNLFPIAGAFIADSFFTSFLVVTVFSFISLLGVIMLTLIATIPSLRPSSCSISTLIACEAPSKFHYLVLYAALSLASLGLGGTRFTIATMGADQFNNPNDQGVFFNWYFLALYMSSVFSGTAIIYIQDNVGWGLGFGICCIANGVGPPLGKRFYKQVKPKGSPFLSIARVLVAAIRKRKMSSETSTEPDYYYGAGAKTDNPPTKSFRFLNCEALKIEEDKQFEGSYRNPWRLCTVKEVEDLKTLIKIMPLWSTGIFLSTPIGISRSLTILQALTMDRHLGLHFKIPAASFLVLNLLATAISIFIIDRFILLKYKNITGRTLTPIQRIGMGHIINIISVIGSALIERRRLGVVRAHSLTNQPGSEVPMSALWLVVPLSVMGIAEAFHFPGQVSLCYQEFPKSLRSTSTAMISLLIGIGYYLSTAVTDLVDKTTKWLPDDINQGRLDNMFWMLVVIGVVNFGYFTTCAKFFVYQNQNVGK, encoded by the exons ATGGAAGCCTCTGAGATTCAAAGAGGTTGTGATGAGAATACTGAGGACCCTAACCGAGGAGGCTGGACAACCTTCCCTTTTGTTATTG CAACTGTGTTTGGTCTCTCTCTAGCTGCTGGCGGATGGGGATCGAATATGATAGTGTTTCTGATTTCAAAATTTCGTGTGAAGACCATTACTGCCACACAGATCAGTAACATCATCCTTGGTACCAACAATCTCTTTCCAATTGCAGGAGCCTTCATCGCCGATTCCTTCTTCACCTCCTTCTTGGTCGTCActgttttttctttcatttctttactG GGTGTGATCATGTTAACCCTAATAGCAACTATCCCTTCCTTGAGGCCTTCATCGTGTTCAATTAGCACTCTCATCGCATGTGAAGCTCCATCAAAGTTTCACTACTTAGTCCTATATGCAGCATTATCACTAGCTTCACTAGGACTTGGAGGCACCCGCTTCACAATTGCAACCATGGGAGCAGACCAATTCAACAATCCGAATGATCAAGGGGTTTTCTTTAATTGGTATTTTTTGGCTTTGTATATGTCCAGTGTCTTCAGCGGCACTGCCATCATATATATTCAGGACAACGTGGGATGGGGATTAGGGTTTGGAATATGCTGCATTGCAAATGGTGTTGGACCCCCACTGGGGAAACGATTTTATAAGCAGGTAAAACCAAAAGGGAGTCCATTCTTGAGCATAGCACGAGTATTGGTTGCAGCAATTCGGAAGAGGAAGATGTCATCAGAAACTTCAACAGAGCCTGATTACTATTATGGCGCAGGAGCGAAGACTGACAATCCACCAACTAAAAGTTTCAG ATTCCTGAACTGTGAAGCCTTGAAAATTGAAGAAGACAAACAATTTGAAGGCTCGTATAGAAACCCATGGAGGCTATGCACTGTGAAAGAAGTGGAAGACCTCAAAACCCTAATTAAGATCATGCCACTGTGGTCTACGGGCATCTTCCTAAGCACACCAATAGGCATTTCCCGCAGCCTTACTATACTCCAAGCCCTAACCATGGATAGACACCTTGGTCTACACTTCAAAATCCCTGCTGCTTCATTTCTAGTGCTCAACCTCTTGGCCACAGCCATCTCCATCTTTATAATTGACCGCTTCATACTCCTCAAGTACAAGAATATCACTGGACGAACTTTAACACCGATCCAGCGAATAGGGATGGGTCACATCATCAACATTATTTCTGTAATTGGTTCTGCCCTAATCGAAAGAAGACGACTTGGAGTGGTAAGAGCACATAGCCTCACGAACCAACCTGGTTCAGAGGTGCCCATGTCCGCTCTTTGGCTTGTGGTACCACTGTCGGTTATGGGAATCGCTGAGGCATTTCATTTCCCAGGACAAGTTTCATTGTGCTATCAAGAATTTCCAAAATCATTGAGAAGTACTTCCACTGCTATGATCTCATTGTTGATTGGAATCGGGTATTATCTTAGCACTGCAGTCACTGATTTGGTAGACAAGACCACAAAGTGGTTACCAGATGATATAAATCAAGGGAGGTTGGATAATATGTTTTGGATGTTGGTAGTGATTGGGGTGGTGAATTTTGGTTACTTCACAACTTGTGCTAAGTTCTTTGTGTATCAAAAccaaaatgtagggaaataa
- the LOC112182622 gene encoding protein NRT1/ PTR FAMILY 2.7: MEVEGKLSPQSTSKEGGEVHRVCDDHEDSKGGGWTTFPFVTATVLGLSVAAGGWASNLIVFLITKFNVKTITATQINNIILGTNNLFPIAGAFIADSFFTSFSVVGTFSFISLLGMIMLTLIATIHSLRPSPCSIGSLITCQAPSKFQYSVLYVALSLASLGLGGTRFTIATMGADQFNNPNDQGVFFNWYFLALYVANVFSFTAIIYIQDNVGWGLGFGICCIANGIGLGVFLLGKLLYKQVKPKGSPFLSIARVLVAAIRKRKISSEASNYYYGAGVLADSAPPTKSFRFLNCAALKIEADKQFEGSYGNPWRLCTVKEVEDLKTLIKIMPLWSTGIFLSTPIGIFSSLTILQALTMDRHLGPHFKIPAASFLVFNLLATAISIFIIDRIILLKYKNLTGRTLTPIQRIGIGHIINIISLIGSALIERRRLGVVRAHSLTNQPGSEVPMSALWLVAPLSVMGIAEAFHFPGQVSLCYQEFPKPLRSTSTAMISLLIGIGYYLSTAVTDLVDKTTKWLPDDINQGRLDNMFWMLVVIGVVNFGYFITCAEFFVYQNQNVGK, encoded by the exons ATGGAAGTTGAAGGGAAGCTCTCTCCCCAGTCCACATCCaaagaaggaggagaagttCATAGGGTTTGCGATGATCATGAAGATTCTAAGGGAGGAGGCTGGACAACATTTCCCTTTGTTACTG CAACTGTGTTGGGTCTCTCAGTAGCAGCAGGCGGGTGGGCATCGAATTTGATAGTGTTTCTGATAACAAAATTCAATGTGAAGACCATAACGGCTACACAGATCAATAACATCATCCTTGGTACCAACAATCTCTTCCCCATTGCCGGAGCCTTCATCGCTGATTCCTTTTTCACCTCCTTCTCCGTCGTCGGCACCTTTTCCTTCATTTCTTTATTG GGTATGATCATGTTGACCCTAATAGCAACTATCCACTCATTGAGGCCCTCACCATGTTCAATTGGCTCACTTATTACATGTCAAGCTCCATCAAAGTTTCAATACTCAGTCCTATATGTAGCATTATCACTAGCTTCTCTAGGACTTGGAGGCACTCGCTTCACAATTGCAACCATGGGAGCAGACcaattcaataatccaaacgaTCAAGGGGTTTTCTTCAATTGGTATTTTCTGGCTTTGTATGTGGCCAATGTCTTCAGCTTCACAGCCATCATATATATTCAGGACAACGTGGGATGGGGATTAGGGTTCGGAATATGTTGCATTGCAAATGGTATTGGATTGGGGGTGTTTTTGTTGGGGAAACTACTTTATAAGCAAGTTAAACCAAAGGGTAGCCCATTCTTAAGCATAGCAAGAGTACTGGTTGCAGCAATTCGGAAGAGGAAGATTTCATCAGAAGCTTCTAATTATTATTATGGAGCAGGTGTTTTGGCCGACAGTGCTCCACCAACTAAAAGTTTCAG ATTCCTGAACTGTGCAGCCTTGAAAATTGAAGCAGACAAACAATTTGAAGGCTCGTATGGAAACCCATGGAGGCTATGCACTGTGAAAGAAGTGGAAGACCTCAAAACCCTAATTAAGATCATGCCACTGTGGTCTACGGGCATCTTCCTAAGCACACCAATTGGCATATTCAGCAGCCTTACTATACTCCAAGCCCTAACCATGGATAGACACCTTGGTCCACACTTCAAAATCCCTGCTGCTTCATTCCTAGTCTTTAACCTTTTAGCCACAGCCATCTCCATCTTCATAATTGACCGCATCATACTCCTCAAGTACAAGAACCTCACTGGACGAACTCTAACACCGATCCAGCGAATAGGGATCGGACACATCATAAACATTATTTCCCTAATTGGGTCTGCCTTAATCGAAAGAAGACGACTTGGAGTGGTAAGAGCACATAGCCTCACGAACCAACCTGGTTCAGAGGTGCCCATGTCCGCCCTTTGGCTTGTGGCACCACTGTCGGTTATGGGAATCGCTGAGGCATTTCATTTCCCAGGACAAGTTTCATTGTGCTATCAAGAATTTCCAAAACCATTGAGAAGTACCTCCACTGCTATGATCTCGTTGTTGATTGGAATCGGGTATTATCTTAGCACTGCAGTCACTGATTTGGTAGACAAGACCACAAAGTGGTTACCAGATGATATAAATCAAGGGAGGTTGGATAATATGTTTTGGATGTTGGTAGTGATTGGGGTGGTGAATTTTGGTTACTTCATAACTTGTGCTGAGTTCTTTGTGTATCAAAAccaaaatgtagggaaataa